ATTGACATGAAAAGGACGTTGCTGTGTTTATAACACGGAGGCAATGCGAATGTTGATATTAACGCACACGCAGACCGTAATAGATATGATGGATGATAAAAAAACATCATGGGACCTAtttacaaatagagaagccaTGAGTTTGCTCTTTTCTGTTGTAACGCATGCAGGAAGCAGTAAGACACGAGAAGTGATCtcccatccccctccccccccccctcctcccttcaATAAACttgctacaataagccaatcagaatccttgtcaGAAAGGTTCAAACAGTCTGATTGGTTGGACAAGGTGTCATAAATTTCAAACCATCAAAATTCATAAAATATCAAAGTTCTGCAATAGATTACAACCTGGAATAATTTaggcggccgatgtaatttctaatgcttgcttcactgcgatgaccggagacTGCCGTGACGAtctagccgcgatggacctcagcatgatcgcttTCGCTCTGGCACCGGCttgatttgtatgaattttaacagttatgccagtttgcctatatttctcaaaattccgttttgttttgttttgtttttcaacacgAAACTTAAACTAGATGCGAACTTTTGTGTGATAAGGTTTATCGttccctttttaaaattaaaccattttACCGTTTTTTTGAGGATTTGCTCAGCTCTTTGAAGTTCGTTGccctttttaaaattaaaccattttactgtttttttagTACTTGCTTAGCTCTTTGAAGTCCGTCACTGAGTTTTATTCCGATGAGATACGCAACAAAAGTGAAGATAAGAAGGAAAAGATAgaggaaatgttttttgaaTTGACCACGTTGGAAACATCCTTGCTGGAAACTGCACAACTCAAATTCAATCACACAACAAGCGAATTTAATATGAGCAGCATTTATGCAGGTAAGGTATTTTCTTAATATAATAAGTATGTTGAACGTCACTGTCGTTCCGATTCAAGGGCTGGCCATGAAGAGATGTCCATTACATGAAATAGCCTCGCAATAACATTTAAGGACAACATAATTATACTAAGCATGAATAAACTAGTTCTTACTGTTCTATCTGTTTCGATTAAAacctgataattttgttttctcttaaaagGCTTAGGTAACCTTTTTCCCCTATCAAGTCAAActgatcatttttattgttgatattactaattgttattattgataTAATTTTTACACCTTTCCGTTAGATGTTCTGGTCAGGAAAACTTTCTACCAAAATGAAAGCCACCACTTTCGTCTGGAAGAACCTAACGGGGAAAATTTCCTGAGCATTCCATCGGGAAACTTGGACAATGGTTaaaaaagtttattcaaatATTTCGTGTTCCAATATTATTTACTTGTAAATGTATTTAgctatgttttcattttaattttgttagtCGATATAGCGAAATTCACGAATTCGTTTCATCTTTATCATTTTCTCAGGTTCAGTAGTTCTTGGAATGATATACAAAGACCTCCATCAATTATTCATCACTAACCAGACAGAGAACAGTACTCTGAACAATTCCAGGTCACCCGGCAATTATAACTATACGTTTATTTTCTATCTTTGTATGCACAACGACTGATAAATTTCCTTCACGCTAGAAACTGAAGGGTTTTTTACGTTAGACAATTTATATCTATTTCTCTTCTGTATACTTGAAACGGTGCATTTGAAGTTAAGTGATTCTTACTTTCATCGCTCTGAAATAGGGATGTCACCTCCATTATTATGGCTGCCACAATAACTCCTCCACCCAAGAAACTTCAGGAAAATATAACTTTGAAGTTCAAAAACATTAAGGTAGCGAGACTTACGCTGTTCTTTCCTGCCGATTTTGTTATACCTTGTCATTTCTGGTTGAGATTAAGTGACTCTATTAGctgtctgaaatgaaattcgCCTTTTTTCAGTATGAATGTATTGTTTATGAATTCTAATTTCGCTAGATTTCGATTTATGGTGCAAATTGTGTTTCATtacataatttattattgtttcattattttagaattcaaataacaagaaaaagtgTATGTTCTGGAACATGTTGGATGATAGATAAATATTATTCGAAtgtccctctttttttttcttctttttctttttttctattcaacTCTTATCATGAGGCTAGCGTTGGGCTAATTAAGTGGGAATAATGTATGATTCATGCTTACCGGCGTCGTCTCAGGTTGATGCGGACACTTATATCTAAATTAAGTCAAGTCGCGAAAATTATCCAATTAGCTAAATTGTGTTGCcctttgttcaaattttttttcacgtaaaGCTCTCCATGCGTGAAgagcaaagtttttaaaactagTGAATACATGCAAGTTCTCACAGGAATCATCGTCTAACAACCGGATTTTCACACTTTGataagttacattcattaaaagATATGGGGTTCCGTTCGCATGACTTGTGCACTAAAATCTCACTTGATCGATAAATTATCTATCATACGTTTCAGTTCCATTGGCTGGTCAGGAGAAGGGTGCTATGTCAAATCTACTGATGCATACCAAACAGAGTGCAcctgcaatcatttgactcattttgcTGTTCTTCTGGACACATCTTCTGGAACAGAGACTGCCGATATATCAGCGGTAAGTGTCACCACAACGCCTGCAACTCCCCTGTACGATAGTATTTGCTGGTACATTCAAACAAATACctatttatttaacattttagTTCTTAAGGTAGAATAAAACTTGGTTAAGTTGATGTATTAAGATTTGTAAGTCTTTTAAagtattgttttcatttatattttcaccCATAAAGAATGATGAAAAGAACTTGGAAATTCTCACATACGTCGGGCTGACCCTCTCTGTAATTGGGATCTCATTGACGATAATCAGCTATGTTACTCTCACGTGAGTTAAGTAGTTAGAAATTATTAGAAATGGTTGTTAGTCAAAAAAGTGGACAATTGATCGCAAAAATGTTTCCAAGTATGCTGGGTTCTGTCAAAGGACAGACACGAGTGATACTCAGACCGTACTAACCGTACTTTGCTCCTTGTTTCCTCATTTCTTTGAGTTTCATGATGACGAGAAGACCTGGAGCCATCTACTGTATTCctcgaaaaaaaataatgatacgaaaaaaaaaggggggggggggaacccGTATCACTAACAATATCCTAGCCCTAACTTCTTAAAAAGATAGAAAGAgttatatttataaaataaagggaaaaaacaatCACCTACATCGTAAATAACGAATgtctcttttatttctttttaatgtattttttcttctcttctctggtctattttttttctcgtttttctttGCGTGCCAGAGACATGAGACGACCTTTATCCCAGATTCGAGTGAGTCTCGTCGCTTCTCTTGGAGCAGGGCAAATCATGTTTCTTACCGGGATTAGAGCGACTGGGAACAAGGCAAGAATTCCGTGGAAATTGAAGTTTTTACAGTCCAAAACTGGGCAGTTTTAaatatttcggttttttttttcttttttttacatttttacttttgtcGAAAATTAGTTTTCTTGTATTTCAGTTAAAAACGGGGTTTATTATGAGCTGTGCTTCCTCTAAATCTTTCTTTTCGATTGGTCAGTCTCCAAAAAGAGTCAGGACGACAGCATTATTAATATTTACGAAGCAAATCAATCATGTGTCATTGTATATATCATTCAGGCAGATTGCAAAAATCCGTTTTCGTTTTCTATTTTCTCCAGGGAAGTTGCGTTACAGTGGCGGCCCTTATGCAGTACTTTTTGATGGCCGCCTTCTGCTGGATGCTGGTCGAGGGAATCTACCTCTACCTGTTTATTGTAAAGGTCTACAACGTTGGCAACAAGTTAAGAATGTGCCATGGAATTTCATGGGGTAAGGAACTCTATggctattaaaatatttaaacactTTTATTACCATCCTTTTATGTTGATCTAGTAACCTATGTCCCAGAAGTCCAACTAATTTTAGAAACAGTTCCTTCGAATTCAAGAATACGCGGCCAGGAACATACTCTATCACTTATATTGCGCAGTACATTCCTATATAGCTCTGACTAGGGGGTTCAAAAGGTAAATATCTAATgtggaaaggaaaattatacCCTTGAAAGGTGAGAATAAGTTTCAAATCTGATTTTTGGTTCAATTCTGTAGGCCTTCCCGCGCTCGTCGTTGCCATATCACTGAGTATTGCAGCTGGAAAAGATGGGATCGGAAGTTTTTTGGCTAATAAATAGTTAGGAGAGTTTCATTGTACTGATCTAATGTCATCACACTCAAGTTTCCAGGAACTGATGTAACACAAGTATTTTAGAAAACGAACAACGAACTTGTTacagctgaaaaaaatgcacgtataaataaaaaaatgatcctttttggttttttttatgtacCGGCTTATTGTTATTGTGTTTTAAGATGGAAGACAAAAGTTCTGAGCCTTAAGATCGGTTTTGAATCGGGTTGTTTAGGCTGTAATTATGGATTCCATCAGTCTATGTTCTGTAGAAAAGGCATTCAATGTGTGGAAAGTCCATATTGGTATTTCAAGTAATCATTTACAATCACATCATCTATTTATAGCTtaacctgttttgttttgttttgtgttttcatcAAAGCTGCTGGATGTCTTCTGCCAATGGTCTGATCTGGATATTTATAGTATTTGTCGTGCTGATTGAATTTGTAAGTGAAAATAATCAGGATAATCATTATCGAAACTAAGAAAAACTTCCAAGGGGTTCACATGGgtctattttcttctttaagttTAACATTCTGATCCTCGGGCGGGTTATCAAGGAGATGGTGACTATGCAACAAGAGAAGGAGAAACGTAGCGAACAAATAAGGTATGGTCTTCTCCATAGAAGGAAATCCGGCTTCCGGAATGTTGGGTCTTGGAATCAGCTCCTTCTCTAGAAAACAACAATCTGGAATCCAACCTTTTCAAAAATCTACCGAGGAAGAGTCCGAAGTCCGAAAAGGAACAATGAGAAACCATCTTGATAGAATTTCTACCCAATAGAGCTTTTTCATCAACAATCACATCATCAAAAGTAcctcattttgcttttttttgttattgttgttgtttttatttgttttgttttatccaGACTTGGTGTGAAGGCATGCATAGTTATGATTCCTCTGCTGGGAATCTCGTGGTTATTTGGGTTATTGGCACCCTTACACAAAGCTTTCGCCTACATCTTCACGATCCTCAATTCTTCACAGGTGAGATGTAGATAAATGTCTGTGGAGATCAAAAGACGTTATATTCTGTCAGATGCACAGTCCCGGGAACCTTGGGATGGTGTTATGTTGAACTCATTACTCTGCCAACTCAATGGTTTAAAAACTGTGTAAATCTCGTGAAAATCATAATCAAATCATCATCgtcatgattttaaaaaaaaaacttctcacATCCCATTAATTCAACAGGGTTTCGTGATCTTTCTTCTTCACTGCGTGAGGAACAGCAAGGTCAGTGATTTATCGCTTAAAATTGCATCACAAGGTCCGGTCTTACATCGGTTTTTGAAATTACAGTGGAGACTAGGAAGTTctatttaatttaaatgtcatttcaaagaaattaaGCCCTAGTTCAAAGGGCTCGTGCATAGAAACAGACTAACTGGAAAGCAAAAGCAACAGGACAAACGGAAGAACTATAGGACCAAAATTATCATTGTACTCACATGTTCTCTAGGGTATGGAGCTCCACAAGTGCGCAGGAGCTCcgctgttaaacaaattttcgtGGCTGAGGATGAGGGTGggggaagaaagaagaaaggacATGGATTCCAGATCAAGAGTCAGAATATAAATTTAATGTTGATTATATTTCCtagagagagaaaataaaaagaaattatacgacattttttacattttatgtcGATACACGTGCAGATTAACTCCAGGTGGCTGAATGACGTCTAATTTAGTTGTGACTTGTGAGAATTGGCTGCTGTTGAAAGCCTGTACATCACAAAGTCGAGGAAAAAAGAGTACGACTTACAAACTCCTTGAATGCAAAAATGTGGCTAATTTAACTTGCAATTTACAGGTAAGAGCTCGTTTGAGAAGAAGGATTCAGGCCATCTTTCCAGCAATGGATGTTGGAACTAGCACTAAACGAACATCCGTAATGCCCTCAGAAGTAAATGAGGATTCCACAGCCATTGCTGCGCCGAGAAAAATAAAGGTTCACCCACTGACTGACGGCGAAAAAACTAAAAGAGTCTCGAACAAAACCTCTATGTAGTTGCCGATATGTTACATTGTACATAACAACTATAACTTCGTAGTGCGGTATATACAAGCAAGGTATTGTAAGTAAGGAATCCGTCAGCTAATTATTCAATATAATATCAGAATAGAACTCTGACATAAAggccacgaaaaaaaaaaaaaaaaaaccaaaacaaaacaaaacgatagTCAGGGAAGTAAGTAAGTCGCTCTCTCTAGTGACGAGAGTCCTaatttgtttcaagttttttcaGCTGCTAATACTAAACCTTAAGTTGGTTTGTTAGTGCATTGTCTGTGATTTGAGACCAGAGCCCGGTTTCTATACAAGAAACTATTGAACGTTGAGGTTTTGATCTGCTATTTGTAGATGCATAtgcattttgaattaatttctgctAACTCATGATTACCAAACGTAAAGCATTTCATGTTCTTAGAAAGTTAATTTAATTGATGAATCCATGGTATGACATTTGCATCTGCTTTTAAAAAGATGGAAACGGCCAACATTTAAAGCTTGTAATTAAAGCTCTCCGTGGAGATTGAGACCATATTAATCTTAGCATGTCTCTTTACAGCGTAGGTctgtgtaaaaagaaaaaagaaaaaaaaacacttttggcATCCCCCCCTTAAAAAACCAAGCAAAGTTGAGGCTTTGTAATTTGGTCGATATAGTCTCTTAACATCGCCTTAGGGGTTACTGTACTGCCTTCGCTCTGCAAAGCACTACAGGGATAGGATAAAGGACAGAGTGTTAAGACTTCCCGTGGCATACGCATGCCTGGGCCATCTAAGGACTTGGCGTAGCCTGGCTGCCTAAAGCAGTTTAGCTCCAAcccattttgtttccttcttttttttttttttttttcgtgcattTTGGACTGTCTGTCTCTTGTTATCACCTTTTAATAAagcaaaaacgaaagaaatttgGACGAAAGACATTCAAAGAACCCAATACTTTTCCACTCGAGAGACTGATAAAGCAATATCAATTATCTACTGTACTACACATTTTGCTTCCGCTGAACATAAACTGATAACGGCAAGTAAATTAATCTTCCAAAAAAACATTATGTGTTTGCGTGACAAGCATTTAGCATTTTAATTACTATTTCAATCATACTGCCTCAGGTCATTGACATAAAGACCCTGACAgctttcaactgaaaaaaaaacacagaatgGTAGAATTAGAATATTAGGTATCTTTTCTTCACCGCGTCTGTATTGTATTCTGTTTGATTTATCGCCGGATACCCGATAGTCACAAGAACAAGTTCCAGTTTGATTTGCatgagaaaactgaaaataacactGAATCTAAATTAAATGCCATATTATGGAAAACCATATCTTTTTATAACTATTTCATTATTAGTGTACGGGGCGATATTAATCTATCCATAATCATAATCATCCACCTGTTTTTGTCTGTAATTATGACAATGTGACATTAGAGATGTTATTATGAATCTACGAGCTGAAAAGCTAATTCTTTTTAGGCCATGAGGGGAAAAGATTCGCACTCAAATCGTTTATAGTCTCACTCCGCATTAAGTGAGATTTTCACCAAATCATTTTAACATCGCTGTGTAGGACCCTAAGTGAAGCAGTCTGAATAAGTGCACTTCGCGAGGCAAATTCGCCGCTCTCAATATTCTCATCGATAATTTGGATCCTTGAATGTTAAAGAAGAACCCCCTCTTCTGGACGAAACCTTTCGACGATATGCTTTTGCATGGAATCTTAATCATTTTTGGTAAGTACTTATATGAAACCAATTCGCTGTAGTCAAGCAGTTTAACTAGCTTCCTGTTATGTTTTCTTCCTGATACCATCACAATATGTTTCCCAAATTTTTTGATGCAATTGATCGACGTGAAGTCTGgtacgaaaaaagaaaaaggaagagatgaaaacaattttgaaagccgagagcttttttttaaaatttctccaGATTGTTCCCTTTGTCATATCATAGCTATAGCTAAATCGAAAGACAAACACGATGTAATTTAGGTGGCGAAACCGGAACACAAGAGATACCCCCTTTCCTAAAATTCTTGCCCAAACGTTATTGATTTTCTCTgacctatttttattttccacgCGGAAATTGAGCACGACCGTCTTatattcatttcctttcttgtaGTAAACGTAGTCGTTCGTTAGAGCGAGGTGACAATGGAACGGCTTTCTCTATTTAAGCAGATGTACTTTCTAGACCGTTCTATTGATTTAAGCGCTCTCTTACGACGGAAGCCTTTCAAGCAATAATTAGACCAGAAAACAGAAATCGAtctgaaatgtttcaaatatatGAGTCATTATAGtaataagttacgagaattgtgctaggttttttttttttctgggcaATTCGACTCTCAAGAAAAACTATACCGATGTCCCGGTATAGTTTACATAACAGGAACACTGAATTCTGACGGAAACATAGGCATACAGGGCCCTATAAGTTATCAAGGCCTCTTCAGGATCTCATGCTTCACTGGGTAAAGCTTACGATACCgttacattttcttttagttaTCTAGTTAGAGGCAATCTCTGAAAATTCCACCTTGCGTCCCTTGCTATAGATGCTTCGTTTGatatacaaaaaataaataataataataataattaaaaaatttaaacatttccagttttttttattttgacatgaGGATTCAAACTCGGCACAATTCCTTTGACTAGTTAATCTCTCACTTCATGTTCGTTTTAAAGGATCCTTCGACCACAAACATTGCGCGCTTATTCTGCTATTTTCTATGCTATCTAAACTCGTGAAATTTTCATTGTGGTCTATCATCCAACCGCATCAGAGCGATTTAGATATATTAAGGTCTTAGATGGTTGTGGCAGTCTTCTGAAATTATGAGTTGTTTATTCTAGACACATATCTTAGTTTCTCGCAATTTCCTCGAGGAAACTTCTTGTATCTGGAACCGCCGATGGCTTCTCGCGTTCCTTCACTTGAAAGGCTTAAAGCCACGGAGAGAACGAAATGGATTTTACTTCAAAGGCCACATTCTACCTGTGGAATGGCAGGAAGTCTTGGCTAAAAGGTTCAAATAAGAGCCAATTTGTAGAGATTTTATTGCATCAAAGCGTCGACAAACTCCGCGCGAGGTGCAGGACACAAGAAGCAAATGACGAGTCAAAAAAGTATTACTACTGCCATTCGCAAGCCATTTTAAACTTCTGCCCTCAGGGTAGCTCCGACCAGGATATGttttaatgactttcctttCCAAAGTGATTAAGTGCGTTGGTTTTTAATAAGGTGTCATTTTCTCCACATTGGCGACAAATATCTTCCATTCCCTTCTTTAAGCAtattttgaaactctgtacgtttCCACCACAAGTGAAGGGTGTCAGATTTGTTTTTAAGGTGCGTAACGCTCCTCCCTCTACAAATCCTCCCTTTACGACTGGTAAAGCACGACACTTGCAAGGCGTTGAGTGAAATGCGAACGATTTTATCAGCAGTTGCCCCTATATGGTTGACTAGGTAGTCTTACGTCTCCTTCTGGTATCTTACTATCTAAGTACTTGTTTTTCTATTGATTCCCCTGACCCCCTCCCATCTCCACCCCTCAATCATTTCTTTCggttttgtctttatttcagGTGCTATGACTGTGCCAACTTCAGCACGAGGTATGTATTGTTttgcttacaaaaaaaaagaaaagaaaattagaaaattatcATTAAGGTTCAACATTGTTCAACTTATTATCCTCTGTCGTCAGAGGTTGTACACTATATTATATCTTGCCAGATAAATCATAAAATGCGACCTCGTCCAAAAGATCACTGATTTGTCATTGCTGGTAATTATTCCTACAAAATAGGGGGGACAAGTAAACAAAGGGAGGTTTCGGCCTATAAACTTTAAAAGGTGGCATCAAACTCAAAGCGGGGCCCATCTTAAACAATTCagagaaaattcagaaaaagcTGAGGGTTCTGAAAACCCTAGTTATCTCTAGCTGGGGTGGAATTCGAGTagtaaaaggaagaaaaatcaagTGAAAAGAAAGTTCGATCAAGTAAATTTACTCACGGAAAAATactaatttaacaaaaatacaaaaagtatGTGAACGAACGAGGAACAGCATTGACATTTAAAAATGTCTCCATTTAATGTTTTCGTATCTAACGCAGATGGGCATTGCTCCCGCCCTAATGATACACTCGGACCCTCAGAGCTGAACCGTTCAGTCTGTCAGCAGTATGTTAGAAAAATGCCTCAGCAATGGCATAGGATGAAATGTGGCAATAAAACACCTACATCCATTGACAAAACCTGTTGTCGCTCTTGGTGTGAGCAGTTgacttcctgtttcagtcaGTTGCCTTTTTGGAAAGAAGACTGTGTTAGAATGTGGAGATGCAGGGAAAATAAAAACCCTCGCAAACAGATTTCTATTATATTGACAAATACAACAGACTCGTCGTACTTGGGCAGAATCAAAGTGAAACAGTGCTGGGCGAGGAAACCGAATTTTCCCACCATTAAGATAACACCATCAAGCGAAGTAcgtgtatttgttttcttgtaacattTTTAGTGcctattgttgttgttacttTAATTTCACCCTTTAGAAAGCGTAGAAACCAATCCCACTCTTAGCCCTAGTCGGCGCAGCTATCGATACAAGTTCGACTCGCAAGCAAATAAGAGGATTGAGCTTGAGTAGAAAATTGGTGCAGTGGCGAGTACGTTTTTCCTTATGTTGTCAATATTTCCTGTGTTATTCGTATTTGCTATTTATAATTTTGTAATCAGTTATTCCATTCTCAATGCAttatggttaagaatatatgaaagtcatatatttgaactgcggataaagacgtgaatgaaatgattcatgaccagctcccagttggcttgttagctcagttggtagagcgctgcactggtttcgcagaggtcatgggttcaaatcccgtacaggcctgaattgttttcaggccttattttcactactgcctaagtagtgcacattactgtgaggatcactttcattcacgtcaaTTCATTATGTTGGTTATACTTTGCTCAGAAACCATGGCAATAACGTATAAATAGAAGACGTCAGTAAATTAAAACTCCTCTTAAGTTTATTGCTGGTGCCTTGGTTAAAGAAAGCTTTTCCACAGACTGTGTAGCCCAGAATTTATCAATTCCTTTAATAGTTAGGCTACTTAAGGTTATGTCTAAACCAACTACTGATACCTTATTGAGACTTTTTTT
The sequence above is a segment of the Pocillopora verrucosa isolate sample1 chromosome 5, ASM3666991v2, whole genome shotgun sequence genome. Coding sequences within it:
- the LOC131791835 gene encoding adhesion G-protein coupled receptor D1-like: MVISTMPNSYRKVRKETLAKMFWIMVFLALMVGHSNQCSRKHAEMKVSGIKDNCSRVDDITKEPPLKIKCRRGNCAEWCETFGDCLQQSCEWRKKCARKFKKLFRGHRRTKIKVNARGNQSSYNIDVKFCGWKGRYQVYKLSDSASQENSDLQEGENLRKEYLLSSLKSVTEFYSDEIRNKSEDKKEKIEEMFFELTTLETSLLETAQLKFNHTTSEFNMSSIYADVLVRKTFYQNESHHFRLEEPNGENFLSIPSGNLDNGSVVLGMIYKDLHQLFITNQTENSTLNNSRDVTSIIMAATITPPPKKLQENITLKFKNIKNSNNKKKCMFWNMLDDSFSSIGWSGEGCYVKSTDAYQTECTCNHLTHFAVLLDTSSGTETADISANDEKNLEILTYVGLTLSVIGISLTIISYVTLTDMRRPLSQIRVSLVASLGAGQIMFLTGIRATGNKGSCVTVAALMQYFLMAAFCWMLVEGIYLYLFIVKVYNVGNKLRMCHGISWGLPALVVAISLSIAAGKDGIGSFLANKYCWMSSANGLIWIFIVFVVLIEFFNILILGRVIKEMVTMQQEKEKRSEQIRLGVKACIVMIPLLGISWLFGLLAPLHKAFAYIFTILNSSQGFVIFLLHCVRNSKVRARLRRRIQAIFPAMDVGTSTKRTSVMPSEVNEDSTAIAAPRKIKVHPLTDGEKTKRVSNKTSM